Proteins encoded in a region of the Photobacterium angustum genome:
- the dut gene encoding dUTP diphosphatase, with protein MNSIDLKILDPRVGNEFPLPAYATEGSAGLDLRACLDEALTVAPGETHLVPTGLAIHIGDSNLAATILPRSGLGHKHGIVLGNLVGLIDSDYQGQLMVSVWNRGETTFTIEPGDRIAQLVFLPVVQAQFNIVDDFDSTDRGEGGFGHSGRS; from the coding sequence ATGAATAGTATTGATCTGAAAATTCTTGACCCACGCGTCGGCAATGAATTCCCACTTCCAGCGTATGCAACCGAAGGTTCTGCTGGTTTAGATTTACGCGCTTGTTTAGATGAAGCATTAACCGTCGCACCGGGTGAGACCCATCTTGTACCAACAGGCCTTGCGATCCATATTGGCGATTCAAATCTTGCGGCAACCATCCTGCCTCGCTCAGGCCTTGGCCATAAACACGGCATAGTTTTGGGAAATCTTGTTGGCCTTATTGATTCTGATTACCAAGGTCAATTAATGGTGTCGGTGTGGAACCGAGGTGAAACCACATTTACTATTGAGCCGGGTGATCGTATTGCTCAGCTGGTTTTCTTACCTGTGGTACAAGCGCAGTTTAATATTGTTGATGATTTCGATAGCACAGATCGTGGCGAAGGTGGTTTTGGTCATTCAGGCCGTAGCTAG
- the slmA gene encoding nucleoid occlusion factor SlmA — protein sequence MAGTKKNNRREEILQCLAHMLESNQGSQRITTKMLAANVGVSEAALYRHFPSKARMFEGLIEFIEDSITTRINRILDDEKDTLNRLRMVMQFILMFAERNPGLTRIMTGHALMFEQDRLQSRINQLFERVESQLRQILKERKIREGKGFPVDESVLAAQLLGQVEGSLNRYVRSNFKYKPTANFDEYWELLSAQLG from the coding sequence ATGGCAGGCACCAAAAAGAACAATCGCCGCGAGGAAATACTTCAGTGCTTAGCGCATATGCTGGAGTCTAACCAAGGCAGTCAACGCATCACGACCAAAATGCTAGCCGCGAATGTTGGAGTTTCAGAAGCCGCACTCTACCGCCACTTCCCAAGCAAAGCGCGTATGTTTGAAGGGTTAATTGAATTTATTGAAGATTCAATTACCACTCGTATTAACCGCATTTTAGATGATGAAAAAGATACACTGAACCGCTTACGTATGGTGATGCAGTTCATCCTCATGTTTGCTGAGCGTAACCCTGGTTTAACTCGTATCATGACTGGCCATGCTCTGATGTTTGAACAAGATCGTCTTCAATCTCGTATTAATCAACTGTTCGAACGTGTTGAATCGCAACTTCGCCAGATCTTAAAAGAGCGTAAAATTCGTGAAGGTAAAGGCTTTCCTGTTGATGAGTCAGTGCTAGCAGCACAACTTCTAGGTCAAGTAGAAGGCAGTTTAAACCGCTATGTTCGCTCTAACTTCAAATACAAGCCAACGGCAAACTTTGATGAGTACTGGGAGCTATTAAGTGCGCAATTAGGATAA